AGTCATCAATTCCACTCCAACTCCGCGTCCCGCAGTTGAAACACCCACCCCTATAAAATCTGCTCTCGTGCCGGAAAAGGCAAGCCCCAAAGCCGCTCCCGCGATTGCAACAGAGGGCGGAACTCCCATCCCGGCTCCCATGCCCGGCATGTTTGTCAAATACGATAAAAAAGTGGGCGACCACGTCGAAGTAGGGCAGACCCTGCTCGTTTTGGAAGCCATGAAGATGTATAACAACATCCCCAGTCCGATCAAAGGCACCGTCACCGCCACGCCTTTCTCATCCGGAGACAGCGTTGGCAAGGGCGACGCGCTGATCGTGATCAAAAAGGACTAATGGAGTATATCATGCAAACCAAAAGTCAGATCATGGACAAATCCCAAATGGAGCGCAGCATCCATCGCATGGCGCATGAGATCATCGAACAAAACCGCGGGCTTGGCAAGATTCGCCTCGTCGGCATCCGTTCCCGTGGAGTTCCTTTGGCACAAAGACTTTCGGAATATCTACGTCTGATCGAGAATCAGGAGATTCCCGTGGGGATTTTGGACATTACCCTATACCGCGATGATCTTTCCACGATCTCGCATCAGCCCGTGATCAAAGGTTCCTCGCTGGATTTTGACATCGAAGACGCCGTCATCATCCTCGTTGACGATGTGCTATTTACCGGTAGAACGGTGCGTGCCGCCATCGACGCATTGATGGATTTCGGAAGACCAAAACAGATCCAATTAGCGGTTTTGATCGATCGCGGCCATCGCGAATTGCCGATCAAGGCGGATTACGTGGGCAAAAACGTTCCCACCTCCAAGGAAGAGATCATCAAGGTGGAATTTGAGGAGACCGATGGAACAGATTCCGTCAAGATCCTTCTGGCATAAATATCAAGCGCGTTGGCTGCAAACCGGTTCGTTAGTCTGCGTCGGGCTCGATTCCGAGATCTCGAAGCTGCCTGGTTGCGTCCTGAAATCCGAAAACCCGATCTGGGAGTTTAACCGCCAGATCATCGATGCCACCGCGGAAGCCGCTTGTTGCTACAAACCCAATCTGGCGTTTTATCTCAGCGACGGAGTGCGCGGTCTGGATGCACTTTACAAAACAGTGGAGCACATCCCCAAAGAGATTCCAGTGATCCTGGATTGCAAGGTTGGGGATATCGGATCCACCATGCAGGGCTATGTCAGCGCTTTTTTCGATAAACTGGGAATCGATGCCATCACCACCAATCCGCTCATGGGCAGTGACGTCCTCACGCCTTTGCTGGAAAGGGAAAACGGCTTTGCCTTCGTGCTGGCGCTCACCTCCAATCCCTCGGCATTTGAGTTTTTCAAGTGCGCTTGCATGGCGGAGGAGATCGGTGGTTGGATCAAAGACTTTCCCAGTGATCGCATCGGAGCGGTGGTGGGAGCCACGCAGACTGGAGAGCTGAAACGCATGCGGGAATTGATGCCGGATCGCATCTTTCTCATCCCCGGAATCGGCGCTCAGGGCGGAGACCTTGATGCCGTGATGCAGTTTGCGATCGCATCCAAAGAACAACCCAATGTCCTGATCAATTCATCGAGAGGCATCATTTTCAAGGATTCCTCGCCTAACTTTGCCGAAACCGCCAAGGCGGAGACGATCAAACTAAAAAACCTGATCCTTGCCGCGCTGCGCTGATCCCCAAGGCTCTTCATATATCGATGAGACGCTCATGGGTCAGATAAACTTGAGAAAAAACATCATGGTGAGCGGATATTTCCGCATCATCGTGATGTTTGTCTCATTTCTGACCGGATGGATATCCACCCGCTTTCTGGGCGTGGAACTCAAAGGGCAATACAGCTATCTGATCACGATCAGCAGTTTCGCCTGGCTGCTGCTGGATTTTGGCATTCACAAGACCTATCCCTATTTGATCCGCAAACAAGCAGAGCGCAAGGGCATGCTCTTCACCTGGTCGATATTGCAGTTTGTCTCCGAATACATATTCATCTCCGTGCTGGGTTTGGCTTTCATACCGTTTTTCAGCGCCGTGCTCAAGTTTGATTTTACCCCCTCGATCGTGGTGTTGATTGCGGGAGCGATCTCGCTCACCAAGCTCTCATTGCACATGCAGATGTATTATCTGGGCATGGACAAGATCAGGCAAAATTCGCTCTATCAAATTGCCAACAGCTTATCCATGTTAGTTTTGGTGCTGATCGGCTGGCTGCTTTTCCGCGCTTCCGATCGCTTGATCTATGTGCTTGTCTGCTACAACCTTGCCATGTTCGTCGCCGTGATCGGCTATACGCACACTGAGATTTTGACCCGTTTCTGGAAGGGATTCAAGCTCAAATTCATCCTCATAAGCTATGGCATGGGCTTTCGGGTGTTTCTTTCCTCGGTGTTTATCACGCTCCTGATCCGTTTTGACATCGTTTTGATCAAGCGTTTTCTGGATTTTAAAGAGCTGGGCATCTATGCCGTGGCGGCGAACATTGTGGAGATGCTGCAAATGGCGGCAAACCTGGTTGGGGGCTTGCTGCTGGTAAAACTATCCGACATCGACGACGATATCCAGCGCTGGCAGATCCTGAAAAAGGTCTTCATCGCCTTTTTCGCCTTCCTCACCGTTGCCAATCTCGGCTTTGTCTTGTTGGGCAAACCATTGTTGGGCTTGATGTATGGCGTCGAATTCGTTCCCGTTTACGGAGTCTTTCTTTGGTTGATACCGGCAACCTTCGGTCTGGCATTCGGATCGCTGTTCAATACCTATCTTTGGAGCAAGGGTTTCCCTTTGGTCAGCGTGATTTTACCGCTGTTAGCGCTACTTTTAAACATCGGCTTGAACCTCGTTTTCATCCCCACATTCGGTATCAAAGGCGCCGCGCTCGCCACCAGCATCGCCTATGTATTGTGGTTTTTGCTTATTCTGCTGTATGAACAGATACTATCCAAAGGCAGGATGTTGCCGCATCTTGTCCCTCTCCTTAGGGACATCGGCGATGTGGCGCGGATGCTGCGGGAAAGCCTGCCATATCCGCTCCGCAACAAGAGGGGAGATAAATAGGCAAGGTTTCGTTGGCGGGCGTTTTTTGTTGACACGATCCCCATGCCTAAATGAAGTGCGCAGAAGTGAAATATTATTAGCCAAGGAAGAGCTTATATGCAAAAAAAGTGGAAAATCGTGATCGGCATAGCGGTCGGAATCATCGTTCTCGGTACGCTTGGACGCCAGTGTTCCAAAGCGGGACCAAAGGTCGCCGCTTTGGACGATGAATCCCAGACCCACACAGTCGCCCGTGGTCAGATCCTTTCGCAGATCGAGATCACGGGAGAAGTGCAGCCCCAGACCGTGGTTTCGATCAAGAGTAAGGTCTCCGGCAAGATCGTCAAATTCTATGTCGGTGAAAACGACTATGTTTCAATGGGACAAAAGATTGCCGATATCGAACCGGATTATACTCAGGCAAACACGCTCTTCAACACCAAGGCGCAGCTTCAAAAAGCGGAGATTCGCCTCGCCAATGCCCGCAAAGATATGGCGGACAAGACGATACTCTTGAGCAAGCAATATATACCCCAGCAGGAATATAACAACGCGGAAAATGAACTCAAAGCCGCGAAGATCGATTTTGAACAAGCCGCCTCACAGTATGAAATGATTCGCGAGCTCGATGTTCCCGGAAAAGTTACGTATGTGTTTGCCACCGCCGCGGGTATGGTGATCGAGCGCAAGATCAACGTAGGCGAGATGGTTCAATCCAGCATCAACACCTATGGCGAGGGCACTGTGTTGATGAAGATCGCCGATCTGACCAGGATGATCGTCAAGAGCAATATCAACGAAGTGGACATCGCCAAATTTACCCTCCATCAAGAGGCGAAGATCAAGCTGGACGCCCTTCCCTACGAGAGTTTTGAGGGCAGAATCATCAAGATCGCCCCATCCGCCATCACTGAAAACAATGCCAAGGTCTTCCCCGTGGAAATCAGCATCAACGCCGGAGGAGAAAAGGTCAAACCCGGTATGACGGCAGCAGTCAACATCATTGGAGATTCCCGCGAGGACGTGCTGATCATCCCAATACGTGCGGTCTTCAGCGACGACAAGAATCAAGACATCGTCTATATGATGACTGGAAGCACTGCCAAAGCGGGAGAAAAAGACCCCAAAACCAAGACGCAAAGCGCCACGCCGCTTGCGACTCCGGTCAAGCTCGGCGCCAATGACATGCAGATGGTGGAAGTGGTCTCGGGGCTCAAAGAAGGGGACAAAATCTCCCTCACCGAGCCGCAGACGAAGCCAAACGTGCAGATCATGGCACGCTGAGCACCTGCATGGAAGACATTGATAATCAATAATATAAAATAATCCATCGAAACACAGGAGATTTGATGATAGAGATCAAAAACTTAATCCGCGATTTTGGATCACTGCGCGCGGTGAATGGCATCAGCTTTGCAGTGGGAACCGGCGAGATCGTGGGTTTCCTCGGTCCAAACGGTGCCGGAAAGACCACCACGATGCGTATGATGGTTGGCTATCTTCAACCCACGCAAGGTATTATCGAGCTGGATGGGCGCAGCATTTTTGAAAATCCGATGGCTACCAGTGCCCGCATCGGTTATCTCGCTGAACACAATCCACTTTACAACGAAATGACTGTGGGAGAGTTTCTTGGCTATATTGGCAAGCTGCGCAGTATGAACTCCGTGGAGCTATCCCAAAGAATGCAGTATGTGATCCAGAAATGCGGGCTTACGACCGTCGTGAAACAAAGCATTGGCACGCTTTCCAAGGGTTTCAGACAACGCACCGGGCTCGCACAAGCGATCCTGCACGATCCCGATGTGCTCATTATGGATGAACCGACCAGCGGGCTCGACCCCAATCAAATCATTGAGATCAGAGAACTTATCCGCGAACTCGGCACCCACAAAACTGTGATCCTCTCCAGCCACATCATGCAGGAAGTGCAAGCGCTCTGCGACCGCGTGATCATCATCAACAAAGGAAAGATCGTGATAGACGACCTCAAGGACAATCTTTCCTCCTACATGGGTTCATTCAATCATCTCTATCTGGAGATCGAAGCGGAAGAACCGGATTTCAGCGCTTTCCTTGCGGACAAGGAAGACGTCGAGATTGCGGGACAGACTTCCGCGCAAGGAATTACGAAGCTGGAGTTTCTCACTCCGGCGGAGCTTGATCTGCGCAGGGAACTCTCCGCCTACGTTGTTTCCCAAGGCTGGAATCTGCTTTCCATGTATGTCGAAAAGCAAAGCCTGGAGGAAATATTCCACGTCCTCACCATGGAAAGCGAGGAAGAGGAGCCGGAGTTTGAGGAAGTTGACGAGAGTGAAGAAGTTGCAGCAGAAACCAAGCTGCCGGACACGGAAAATACTGAGGAGGATCGATGAATACGATCATCACCATAGCCAGAAAGGAGTTTCAGCTTGCGCTGCGCTCTGTGACCACCTACATCGTGTTTGTGCTCTTTCTCGTTGCCACCGGTCTCTATTTTTCTAGCACGGTCTTCAAGGTCGGGCTTGCGGAACTGCGCGGCGTCTTTGGCATCATGCACGTCATCATGCTTTTCTATATTCCGGCGATCACCATGGGTTTGATCTCTCGTGAACGCAGCAATGGAACTCTTGAGCTGCTCTCCACCCTACCGATCCGGCTGGGAGGCATCGTCTGGGGTAAGTTTCTCGGAGCGGTGATGCTGCTCAAAACCGTGCTGTTCTTTACTTTGGTCTATCTGGGACTGATCTCCTGGTTCGGTTATGGCATCGATTATGGAGCGGTCTTTTGCGGCTACTTCGGGTTGATCCTTGCAGGCTCTGCCTACATCTCCATCGGCATATTTGCCAGCAGTATATCCGCCAACCAAGTGCTCTCTTTCATCATCGCCCTCGCGATCTCCAGTGCGTTTTATCTGATTCGTTTCATAGCGGATTTTATGCCCTTCAGGCTGATCCGATTTGTAGAATACTTTGGTTTTGACTATCACTTGCAGAACTTTCTGCGAGGAGTGATCGACAGCCGGGACATCCTTTTCTTTGCCGCAGTGATGGTCATCTTCAACTTGCTTGCGGAGCTTAACCTCCAATCCCACAATATGATGCAGGAGCGGTAAGATGGCAGCTATCCAAAGCAAACAAATCCTCAGCGGCTATCTGATCAAGATCGCCATCGTCGTGATGCTCCTCGTGGTAGGCTCATACCTCTATCTACGCATCGACATCAGCAAAGGCAAGGCATATTCGATCGGTTCCCACAGTCGGGAAACGGTCTCGTCCCTCAAAGACAACATGGTCGTCAAGATTTATGCCTCAAAAGAACTACCCGGCGGGTTCGGAAACCTGAACCGGTATCTGAAGGACATCCTTGCCGATTACAAACGCGCCGGTGGTGGCAAGTTTCAATATGAATACGTCAAAACCGTTAGTCAGGATGAGCTTCGCGAAGAAGCGATGAAGAACCGCGTCCAACCGATCGCCTATCAGATGTATGAAAACGACCAGATCGTCACCAAGGAAGTGATCTTTGGCGTCGTCTTTGAATTGATGGGAAAGTTTGAGGTCTTGCAACTGTTTCCAGGAATGGAAGCCAAGCTCGAATACGAGATCACCAAACGCATCCAGCACCTGGACGGAAACCTGCTTCCGGAGATAATCGTGGCGCAGGATTCACTCTACAAATACTATCCCACGCGCATCTTCGGTAGTGAACTGAACGCAAACTATCTCACCCGCGTCACCGAGCTCGATTCCATTCCTTCGAACAAGGAAGTGATGCTCTTCACCGGAACCACCGAATCGCTCTCGCAAACACGGCTTTACAACCTTGATCAATTTCTCATGCGCGGCGGAAAACTCGTCATGCTTCAGGATCGGGTGGATAGCAATGAGCGCGCTGCCTTCACCTTTGATTCCAACCTCTTTTCGCTCTTGGAACACTATGGCATCCTCATCCATCCCAATCTGGTGCTGGATCGCGTTTGCGACGAACGCCGGGGGCGCGGCATGGGTCAGTCTATTCCATATCCCATCTATCCGGTGGTGCGTGGAGGTGATAAATCCAAAATTACCAAGAACATGGACAACATCGTCCTCTATCTGGCATCGGAGATAGCGTTGCTCGATAGCGTCAACCTCAAGATGGAAAAGATATTGCAGACCTCAGCCAATTCAGGCACTATGCTGGGACCGGTGTTTGAAGTGGAGAGTATCATATTCGCACCCCAAGGAGCAGCTTTTCTGAACCAGCCTCCCAAAACCGTAGGCGCCCATTTCAAAGGCAAGCTGACCAGCTATTTTTCCAAGAACCCGGAGCTGTGGGCAAAAGACCACATCAATGCAACGGATAAAGCGGAAATCATCATCTTCAGCGACCGCGAACTCTTTATGGATCCCGACAAAGCTGAATACATGGACCGCAGCTTCATCGTTCTAAACGCGATTGATCACTTTCTGAACCGCGATTCCATGATCAAGATCCGCTCCCGCAATTTGCAGACCAGCATCCTCAGCATCCCCTTGTATATGAGTCAACTCAAAGATCTGCCTGCCGAACCGGCTGCTGCGGAACAGAGCATCAAGCTCGCATTCAGACTGATCGGCATCATCCTTCCCTCGCTGATGCTCATCGTTCTGGGCTTGGTCGTGTTTCTGATTCACCGAGCAAGGGATTTACGATGAAAAAGCGCAATCTTCTCCTGCTCATCGTGCTCGCAGTATTGATCGGCGCCTTTTTTCTGCTGCGTCGGCAAAGCCCCACCGAAAGAAACTATCGTATCTTCGATGCCGATTCACTCAAGATCGCTTCCATCGAGATCAGGGATTCCGAGGATGCCATCACGATGAAACTCATTGACGGAAAGTGGAGAATCACCGATCCCATCAAGTGGGACGTGAATACTGACCCTCTCAATAACTTTTGGAACACCGTGTTGAACGCCACCTATTC
The Candidatus Cloacimonadaceae bacterium genome window above contains:
- a CDS encoding ATP-binding cassette domain-containing protein → MIEIKNLIRDFGSLRAVNGISFAVGTGEIVGFLGPNGAGKTTTMRMMVGYLQPTQGIIELDGRSIFENPMATSARIGYLAEHNPLYNEMTVGEFLGYIGKLRSMNSVELSQRMQYVIQKCGLTTVVKQSIGTLSKGFRQRTGLAQAILHDPDVLIMDEPTSGLDPNQIIEIRELIRELGTHKTVILSSHIMQEVQALCDRVIIINKGKIVIDDLKDNLSSYMGSFNHLYLEIEAEEPDFSAFLADKEDVEIAGQTSAQGITKLEFLTPAELDLRRELSAYVVSQGWNLLSMYVEKQSLEEIFHVLTMESEEEEPEFEEVDESEEVAAETKLPDTENTEEDR
- a CDS encoding ABC transporter permease subunit yields the protein MNTIITIARKEFQLALRSVTTYIVFVLFLVATGLYFSSTVFKVGLAELRGVFGIMHVIMLFYIPAITMGLISRERSNGTLELLSTLPIRLGGIVWGKFLGAVMLLKTVLFFTLVYLGLISWFGYGIDYGAVFCGYFGLILAGSAYISIGIFASSISANQVLSFIIALAISSAFYLIRFIADFMPFRLIRFVEYFGFDYHLQNFLRGVIDSRDILFFAAVMVIFNLLAELNLQSHNMMQER
- a CDS encoding oligosaccharide flippase family protein, with protein sequence MGQINLRKNIMVSGYFRIIVMFVSFLTGWISTRFLGVELKGQYSYLITISSFAWLLLDFGIHKTYPYLIRKQAERKGMLFTWSILQFVSEYIFISVLGLAFIPFFSAVLKFDFTPSIVVLIAGAISLTKLSLHMQMYYLGMDKIRQNSLYQIANSLSMLVLVLIGWLLFRASDRLIYVLVCYNLAMFVAVIGYTHTEILTRFWKGFKLKFILISYGMGFRVFLSSVFITLLIRFDIVLIKRFLDFKELGIYAVAANIVEMLQMAANLVGGLLLVKLSDIDDDIQRWQILKKVFIAFFAFLTVANLGFVLLGKPLLGLMYGVEFVPVYGVFLWLIPATFGLAFGSLFNTYLWSKGFPLVSVILPLLALLLNIGLNLVFIPTFGIKGAALATSIAYVLWFLLILLYEQILSKGRMLPHLVPLLRDIGDVARMLRESLPYPLRNKRGDK
- the pyrR gene encoding bifunctional pyr operon transcriptional regulator/uracil phosphoribosyltransferase PyrR encodes the protein MQTKSQIMDKSQMERSIHRMAHEIIEQNRGLGKIRLVGIRSRGVPLAQRLSEYLRLIENQEIPVGILDITLYRDDLSTISHQPVIKGSSLDFDIEDAVIILVDDVLFTGRTVRAAIDALMDFGRPKQIQLAVLIDRGHRELPIKADYVGKNVPTSKEEIIKVEFEETDGTDSVKILLA
- a CDS encoding Gldg family protein codes for the protein MAAIQSKQILSGYLIKIAIVVMLLVVGSYLYLRIDISKGKAYSIGSHSRETVSSLKDNMVVKIYASKELPGGFGNLNRYLKDILADYKRAGGGKFQYEYVKTVSQDELREEAMKNRVQPIAYQMYENDQIVTKEVIFGVVFELMGKFEVLQLFPGMEAKLEYEITKRIQHLDGNLLPEIIVAQDSLYKYYPTRIFGSELNANYLTRVTELDSIPSNKEVMLFTGTTESLSQTRLYNLDQFLMRGGKLVMLQDRVDSNERAAFTFDSNLFSLLEHYGILIHPNLVLDRVCDERRGRGMGQSIPYPIYPVVRGGDKSKITKNMDNIVLYLASEIALLDSVNLKMEKILQTSANSGTMLGPVFEVESIIFAPQGAAFLNQPPKTVGAHFKGKLTSYFSKNPELWAKDHINATDKAEIIIFSDRELFMDPDKAEYMDRSFIVLNAIDHFLNRDSMIKIRSRNLQTSILSIPLYMSQLKDLPAEPAAAEQSIKLAFRLIGIILPSLMLIVLGLVVFLIHRARDLR
- a CDS encoding efflux RND transporter periplasmic adaptor subunit, encoding MQKKWKIVIGIAVGIIVLGTLGRQCSKAGPKVAALDDESQTHTVARGQILSQIEITGEVQPQTVVSIKSKVSGKIVKFYVGENDYVSMGQKIADIEPDYTQANTLFNTKAQLQKAEIRLANARKDMADKTILLSKQYIPQQEYNNAENELKAAKIDFEQAASQYEMIRELDVPGKVTYVFATAAGMVIERKINVGEMVQSSINTYGEGTVLMKIADLTRMIVKSNINEVDIAKFTLHQEAKIKLDALPYESFEGRIIKIAPSAITENNAKVFPVEISINAGGEKVKPGMTAAVNIIGDSREDVLIIPIRAVFSDDKNQDIVYMMTGSTAKAGEKDPKTKTQSATPLATPVKLGANDMQMVEVVSGLKEGDKISLTEPQTKPNVQIMAR
- the pyrF gene encoding orotidine-5'-phosphate decarboxylase → MEQIPSRSFWHKYQARWLQTGSLVCVGLDSEISKLPGCVLKSENPIWEFNRQIIDATAEAACCYKPNLAFYLSDGVRGLDALYKTVEHIPKEIPVILDCKVGDIGSTMQGYVSAFFDKLGIDAITTNPLMGSDVLTPLLERENGFAFVLALTSNPSAFEFFKCACMAEEIGGWIKDFPSDRIGAVVGATQTGELKRMRELMPDRIFLIPGIGAQGGDLDAVMQFAIASKEQPNVLINSSRGIIFKDSSPNFAETAKAETIKLKNLILAALR